From a region of the Pan paniscus chromosome 19, NHGRI_mPanPan1-v2.0_pri, whole genome shotgun sequence genome:
- the GGA3 gene encoding ADP-ribosylation factor-binding protein GGA3 isoform X4 has product MAEAEGESLESWLNKATNPSNRQEDWEYIIGFCDQINKELEGPQIAVRLLAHKIQSPQEWEALQALTVLEACMKNCGRRFHNEVGKFRFLNELIKVVSPKYLGDRVSEKVKTKVIELLYSWTMALPEEAKIKDAYHMLKRQGIVQSDPPIPVDRTLIPSPPPRPKNPVFDDEEKSKLLAKLLKSKNPDDLQEANKLIKSMVKEDEARIQKVTTRLHTLEEVNNNVRLLSEMLLHYSQEDSSDGDRELMKELFDQCENKRRTLFKLASETEDNDNSLGDILQASDNLSRVINSYKTIIEGQVINGEVATLTLPDSEGNSQCSNQGTLIDLAELDTTNSLSSVLAPAPTPPSSGIPILPPPPQASGPPRSRSSSQAEATLGPSSTSNALSWLDEELLCLGLADPAPNVPPKESAGNSQWHLLQREQSDLDFFSPRPGTAACGASDAPLLQPSAPSSSSSQAPLPPPFPAPVVPASVPAPSAGSFLFSTGMAPALAPKVEPAVPGHHGLALGDSVLHHLDALDQLLEEAKVTSGLVKPTTSPLIPTTTPARPLLPFSTGPGSPLFQPLSFQSQGSPPKGPELSLASIHVPLESIKPSSALPVTAYDKNGFRILFHFAKECPPGRPDVLVVVVSMLNTAPLPVKSIVLQAAVPKSMKVKLQPPSGTELSPFSPIQPPAAITQVMLLANPLKKQVLSFLGKVCLQPWGQAILLTTSCLA; this is encoded by the exons ATAAAGCCACCAATCCTTCCAACCGCCAGGAGGACTGGGAATACATAATTGGCTTCTGTGATCAGATCAACAAGGAGCTGGAAGG GCCACAGATCGCCGTCCGACTGCTGGCCCACAAGATCCAGTCCCCACAGGAATGGGAGGCACTCCAGGCCCTGACG GTGCTGGAGGCATGCATGAAGAACTGTGGGAGGAGATTTCATAACGAAGTGGGGAAGTTCCGCTTTTTGAATGAGTTAATCAAAGTCGTCTCTCCAAAG TACCTGGGGGACAGGGTGTCTGAGAAAGTGAAGACCAAGGTTATTGAGCTGCTGTACAGCTGGACCATGGCCCTGCCAGAAGAAGCAAAGATCAAAGACGCCTACCACATGCTGAAGAGACAGG GCATAGTGCAGTCTGACCCACCAATTCCTGTGGATAGGACGCTGATCCCCTCTCCACCACCTCGTCCCAAAAACCCTGTTTTTGATGATGAGGAGAAGTCCAAG CTTTTAGCCAAGCTGCTGAAAAGCAAAAACCCAGATGACCTGCAGGAGGCCAACAAGCTCATCAAGTCCATGGTGAAGGAA GACGAGGCACGGATCCAGAAGGTGACCACGCGTCTGCACACGTTAGAGGAAGTTAACAACAACGTGAGACTGCTCAGTGAGATGCTGCTTCATTACAGCCAGGAGGACTCTTCGGACGGGGACAGAGAGCTGATGAAG GAGCTGTTTGATCAGTGTGAGAACAAGAGGCGGACTTTATTTAAACTCGCCAGTGAGACTGAGGACAATGATAACAGTTTGG GGGACATCCTGCAGGCCAGTGACAACCTCTCCCGGGTCATCAACTCTTACAAAACAATTATTGAAGGGCAGGTCATCAATGGCGAGGTGGCTACCTTAACCCTGCCTGACTCGGAAG GAAACAGTCAGTGCAGTAACCAAGGCACGCTCATCGACCTTGCGGAGCTGGACACGACAAACAGTTTGTCCTCCGTGTTGGCCCCAGCACCCACTCCACCCTCCTCAGGCATCCCAATCCTCCCTCCACCACCCCAGGCCTCAGGACCTCCACGGAGCCGCTCCTCTAGCCAGGCCGAGGCCACCTTGGGGCCCAGCAGCACAAGCAACGCCCTCTCCTGGCTGGACGAGGAGCTGCTCTGCTTGG GCCTCGCCGACCCAGCCCCTAATGTTCCTCCCAAAGAGTCAGCTGGGAACAGCCAGTGGCACCTGCTCCAG AGGGAACAGTCCGACCTGGACTTCTTCAGCCCCAGGCCGGGGACCGCTGCCTGTGGCGCCTCCGACGCTCCTCTGCTCCAGCCCTCAGCCCCCTCCTCAAGCAGCTCCCAAGCTCCACTGCCGCCTCCCTTCCcagctcctgtggtcccagccagtGTTCCTGCCCCCAGTGCGGGCTCCTTCTTGTTTTCTACTGGAATGGCCCCAGCCTTGGCCCCAAAAGTTGAGCCCGCAGTCCCTGGGCACCATGGCTTGGCGTTGGGCGACAGCGTGCTGCACCACCTGGATGCCCTTGATCAGCTTCTAGAAGAGGCCAAAGT GACCTCGGGCTTGGTGAAACCCACTACCTCCCCTCtcatccccaccaccaccccagccaGGCCCCTCCTGCCCTTCTCCACGGGGCCCGGCAGCCCGCTCTTCCAGCCACTGAGTTTCCAGTCCCAGGGCAGCCCCCCGAAAGGGCCTGAGCTCTCCCTGGCCAGCATCCACGTGCCCCTGGAATCGATCAAGCCTA GCAGTGCCCTTCCTGTGACAGCCTACGATAAAAACGGCTTCCGCATCCTCTTCCACTTTGCCAAGGAGTGTCCCCCAGGACGACCTGacgtgctggtggtggtggtgtccaTGCTGAACACGGCTCCCTTACCTGTCAAGAGCATCGTGCTGCAGGCTGCAGTGCCCAAG TCAATGAAAGTGAAGTTGCAGCCACCTTCTGGGACAGAACTCTCTCCATTTAGCCCCATCCAGCCACCTGCAGCCATCACCCAGGTCATGTTGCTGGCCAATCCACTGAAG AAGCAGGTACTCAGCTTTCTGGGAAAAGTGTGCCTCCAGCCGTGGGGACAGGCCATCCTACTGACTACCTCTTGCTTGGCATGA
- the GGA3 gene encoding ADP-ribosylation factor-binding protein GGA3 isoform X2 encodes MAEAEGESLESWLNKATNPSNRQEDWEYIIGFCDQINKELEGPQIAVRLLAHKIQSPQEWEALQALTVLEACMKNCGRRFHNEVGKFRFLNELIKVVSPKYLGDRVSEKVKTKVIELLYSWTMALPEEAKIKDAYHMLKRQGIVQSDPPIPVDRTLIPSPPPRPKNPVFDDEEKSKLLAKLLKSKNPDDLQEANKLIKSMVKEDEARIQKVTTRLHTLEEVNNNVRLLSEMLLHYSQEDSSDGDRELMKELFDQCENKRRTLFKLASETEDNDNSLGDILQASDNLSRVINSYKTIIEGQVINGEVATLTLPDSEGNSQCSNQGTLIDLAELDTTNSLSSVLAPAPTPPSSGIPILPPPPQASGPPRSRSSSQAEATLGPSSTSNALSWLDEELLCLGLADPAPNVPPKESAGNSQWHLLQREQSDLDFFSPRPGTAACGASDAPLLQPSAPSSSSSQAPLPPPFPAPVVPASVPAPSAGSFLFSTGMAPALAPKVEPAVPGHHGLALGDSVLHHLDALDQLLEEAKVTSGLVKPTTSPLIPTTTPARPLLPFSTGPGSPLFQPLSFQSQGSPPKGPELSLASIHVPLESIKPSSALPVTAYDKNGFRILFHFAKECPPGRPDVLVVVVSMLNTAPLPVKSIVLQAAVPKSMKVKLQPPSGTELSPFSPIQPPAAITQVMLLANPLKEKVRLRYKLTFALGEQLSTEVGEVDQFPPVEQWGNL; translated from the exons ATAAAGCCACCAATCCTTCCAACCGCCAGGAGGACTGGGAATACATAATTGGCTTCTGTGATCAGATCAACAAGGAGCTGGAAGG GCCACAGATCGCCGTCCGACTGCTGGCCCACAAGATCCAGTCCCCACAGGAATGGGAGGCACTCCAGGCCCTGACG GTGCTGGAGGCATGCATGAAGAACTGTGGGAGGAGATTTCATAACGAAGTGGGGAAGTTCCGCTTTTTGAATGAGTTAATCAAAGTCGTCTCTCCAAAG TACCTGGGGGACAGGGTGTCTGAGAAAGTGAAGACCAAGGTTATTGAGCTGCTGTACAGCTGGACCATGGCCCTGCCAGAAGAAGCAAAGATCAAAGACGCCTACCACATGCTGAAGAGACAGG GCATAGTGCAGTCTGACCCACCAATTCCTGTGGATAGGACGCTGATCCCCTCTCCACCACCTCGTCCCAAAAACCCTGTTTTTGATGATGAGGAGAAGTCCAAG CTTTTAGCCAAGCTGCTGAAAAGCAAAAACCCAGATGACCTGCAGGAGGCCAACAAGCTCATCAAGTCCATGGTGAAGGAA GACGAGGCACGGATCCAGAAGGTGACCACGCGTCTGCACACGTTAGAGGAAGTTAACAACAACGTGAGACTGCTCAGTGAGATGCTGCTTCATTACAGCCAGGAGGACTCTTCGGACGGGGACAGAGAGCTGATGAAG GAGCTGTTTGATCAGTGTGAGAACAAGAGGCGGACTTTATTTAAACTCGCCAGTGAGACTGAGGACAATGATAACAGTTTGG GGGACATCCTGCAGGCCAGTGACAACCTCTCCCGGGTCATCAACTCTTACAAAACAATTATTGAAGGGCAGGTCATCAATGGCGAGGTGGCTACCTTAACCCTGCCTGACTCGGAAG GAAACAGTCAGTGCAGTAACCAAGGCACGCTCATCGACCTTGCGGAGCTGGACACGACAAACAGTTTGTCCTCCGTGTTGGCCCCAGCACCCACTCCACCCTCCTCAGGCATCCCAATCCTCCCTCCACCACCCCAGGCCTCAGGACCTCCACGGAGCCGCTCCTCTAGCCAGGCCGAGGCCACCTTGGGGCCCAGCAGCACAAGCAACGCCCTCTCCTGGCTGGACGAGGAGCTGCTCTGCTTGG GCCTCGCCGACCCAGCCCCTAATGTTCCTCCCAAAGAGTCAGCTGGGAACAGCCAGTGGCACCTGCTCCAG AGGGAACAGTCCGACCTGGACTTCTTCAGCCCCAGGCCGGGGACCGCTGCCTGTGGCGCCTCCGACGCTCCTCTGCTCCAGCCCTCAGCCCCCTCCTCAAGCAGCTCCCAAGCTCCACTGCCGCCTCCCTTCCcagctcctgtggtcccagccagtGTTCCTGCCCCCAGTGCGGGCTCCTTCTTGTTTTCTACTGGAATGGCCCCAGCCTTGGCCCCAAAAGTTGAGCCCGCAGTCCCTGGGCACCATGGCTTGGCGTTGGGCGACAGCGTGCTGCACCACCTGGATGCCCTTGATCAGCTTCTAGAAGAGGCCAAAGT GACCTCGGGCTTGGTGAAACCCACTACCTCCCCTCtcatccccaccaccaccccagccaGGCCCCTCCTGCCCTTCTCCACGGGGCCCGGCAGCCCGCTCTTCCAGCCACTGAGTTTCCAGTCCCAGGGCAGCCCCCCGAAAGGGCCTGAGCTCTCCCTGGCCAGCATCCACGTGCCCCTGGAATCGATCAAGCCTA GCAGTGCCCTTCCTGTGACAGCCTACGATAAAAACGGCTTCCGCATCCTCTTCCACTTTGCCAAGGAGTGTCCCCCAGGACGACCTGacgtgctggtggtggtggtgtccaTGCTGAACACGGCTCCCTTACCTGTCAAGAGCATCGTGCTGCAGGCTGCAGTGCCCAAG TCAATGAAAGTGAAGTTGCAGCCACCTTCTGGGACAGAACTCTCTCCATTTAGCCCCATCCAGCCACCTGCAGCCATCACCCAGGTCATGTTGCTGGCCAATCCACTGAAG GAGAAGGTGCGGCTTCGGTATAAGCTGACCTTCGCCCTGGGGGAGCAGCTGAGCACAGAGGTGGGCGAGGTGGACCAGTTCCCTCCTGTGGAACAGTGGGGGAACCTATGA
- the GGA3 gene encoding ADP-ribosylation factor-binding protein GGA3 isoform X3, with translation MAEAEGESLESWLNKATNPSNRQEDWEYIIGFCDQINKELEGPQIAVRLLAHKIQSPQEWEALQALTYLGDRVSEKVKTKVIELLYSWTMALPEEAKIKDAYHMLKRQGIVQSDPPIPVDRTLIPSPPPRPKNPVFDDEEKSKLLAKLLKSKNPDDLQEANKLIKSMVKEDEARIQKVTTRLHTLEEVNNNVRLLSEMLLHYSQEDSSDGDRELMKELFDQCENKRRTLFKLASETEDNDNSLGDILQASDNLSRVINSYKTIIEGQVINGEVATLTLPDSEGNSQCSNQGTLIDLAELDTTNSLSSVLAPAPTPPSSGIPILPPPPQASGPPRSRSSSQAEATLGPSSTSNALSWLDEELLCLGLADPAPNVPPKESAGNSQWHLLQREQSDLDFFSPRPGTAACGASDAPLLQPSAPSSSSSQAPLPPPFPAPVVPASVPAPSAGSFLFSTGMAPALAPKVEPAVPGHHGLALGDSVLHHLDALDQLLEEAKVTSGLVKPTTSPLIPTTTPARPLLPFSTGPGSPLFQPLSFQSQGSPPKGPELSLASIHVPLESIKPSSALPVTAYDKNGFRILFHFAKECPPGRPDVLVVVVSMLNTAPLPVKSIVLQAAVPKSMKVKLQPPSGTELSPFSPIQPPAAITQVMLLANPLKEKVRLRYKLTFALGEQLSTEVGEVDQFPPVEQWGNL, from the exons ATAAAGCCACCAATCCTTCCAACCGCCAGGAGGACTGGGAATACATAATTGGCTTCTGTGATCAGATCAACAAGGAGCTGGAAGG GCCACAGATCGCCGTCCGACTGCTGGCCCACAAGATCCAGTCCCCACAGGAATGGGAGGCACTCCAGGCCCTGACG TACCTGGGGGACAGGGTGTCTGAGAAAGTGAAGACCAAGGTTATTGAGCTGCTGTACAGCTGGACCATGGCCCTGCCAGAAGAAGCAAAGATCAAAGACGCCTACCACATGCTGAAGAGACAGG GCATAGTGCAGTCTGACCCACCAATTCCTGTGGATAGGACGCTGATCCCCTCTCCACCACCTCGTCCCAAAAACCCTGTTTTTGATGATGAGGAGAAGTCCAAG CTTTTAGCCAAGCTGCTGAAAAGCAAAAACCCAGATGACCTGCAGGAGGCCAACAAGCTCATCAAGTCCATGGTGAAGGAA GACGAGGCACGGATCCAGAAGGTGACCACGCGTCTGCACACGTTAGAGGAAGTTAACAACAACGTGAGACTGCTCAGTGAGATGCTGCTTCATTACAGCCAGGAGGACTCTTCGGACGGGGACAGAGAGCTGATGAAG GAGCTGTTTGATCAGTGTGAGAACAAGAGGCGGACTTTATTTAAACTCGCCAGTGAGACTGAGGACAATGATAACAGTTTGG GGGACATCCTGCAGGCCAGTGACAACCTCTCCCGGGTCATCAACTCTTACAAAACAATTATTGAAGGGCAGGTCATCAATGGCGAGGTGGCTACCTTAACCCTGCCTGACTCGGAAG GAAACAGTCAGTGCAGTAACCAAGGCACGCTCATCGACCTTGCGGAGCTGGACACGACAAACAGTTTGTCCTCCGTGTTGGCCCCAGCACCCACTCCACCCTCCTCAGGCATCCCAATCCTCCCTCCACCACCCCAGGCCTCAGGACCTCCACGGAGCCGCTCCTCTAGCCAGGCCGAGGCCACCTTGGGGCCCAGCAGCACAAGCAACGCCCTCTCCTGGCTGGACGAGGAGCTGCTCTGCTTGG GCCTCGCCGACCCAGCCCCTAATGTTCCTCCCAAAGAGTCAGCTGGGAACAGCCAGTGGCACCTGCTCCAG AGGGAACAGTCCGACCTGGACTTCTTCAGCCCCAGGCCGGGGACCGCTGCCTGTGGCGCCTCCGACGCTCCTCTGCTCCAGCCCTCAGCCCCCTCCTCAAGCAGCTCCCAAGCTCCACTGCCGCCTCCCTTCCcagctcctgtggtcccagccagtGTTCCTGCCCCCAGTGCGGGCTCCTTCTTGTTTTCTACTGGAATGGCCCCAGCCTTGGCCCCAAAAGTTGAGCCCGCAGTCCCTGGGCACCATGGCTTGGCGTTGGGCGACAGCGTGCTGCACCACCTGGATGCCCTTGATCAGCTTCTAGAAGAGGCCAAAGT GACCTCGGGCTTGGTGAAACCCACTACCTCCCCTCtcatccccaccaccaccccagccaGGCCCCTCCTGCCCTTCTCCACGGGGCCCGGCAGCCCGCTCTTCCAGCCACTGAGTTTCCAGTCCCAGGGCAGCCCCCCGAAAGGGCCTGAGCTCTCCCTGGCCAGCATCCACGTGCCCCTGGAATCGATCAAGCCTA GCAGTGCCCTTCCTGTGACAGCCTACGATAAAAACGGCTTCCGCATCCTCTTCCACTTTGCCAAGGAGTGTCCCCCAGGACGACCTGacgtgctggtggtggtggtgtccaTGCTGAACACGGCTCCCTTACCTGTCAAGAGCATCGTGCTGCAGGCTGCAGTGCCCAAG TCAATGAAAGTGAAGTTGCAGCCACCTTCTGGGACAGAACTCTCTCCATTTAGCCCCATCCAGCCACCTGCAGCCATCACCCAGGTCATGTTGCTGGCCAATCCACTGAAG GAGAAGGTGCGGCTTCGGTATAAGCTGACCTTCGCCCTGGGGGAGCAGCTGAGCACAGAGGTGGGCGAGGTGGACCAGTTCCCTCCTGTGGAACAGTGGGGGAACCTATGA
- the GGA3 gene encoding ADP-ribosylation factor-binding protein GGA3 isoform X1 — MAEAEGESLESWLNKATNPSNRQEDWEYIIGFCDQINKELEGPQIAVRLLAHKIQSPQEWEALQALTVLEACMKNCGRRFHNEVGKFRFLNELIKVVSPKYLGDRVSEKVKTKVIELLYSWTMALPEEAKIKDAYHMLKRQGIVQSDPPIPVDRTLIPSPPPRPKNPVFDDEEKSKLLAKLLKSKNPDDLQEANKLIKSMVKEDEARIQKVTTRLHTLEEVNNNVRLLSEMLLHYSQEDSSDGDRELMKELFDQCENKRRTLFKLASETEDNDNSLGDILQASDNLSRVINSYKTIIEGQVINGEVATLTLPDSEGNSQCSNQGTLIDLAELDTTNSLSSVLAPAPTPPSSGIPILPPPPQASGPPRSRSSSQAEATLGPSSTSNALSWLDEELLCLGLADPAPNVPPKESAGNSQWHLLQREQSDLDFFSPRPGTAACGASDAPLLQPSAPSSSSSQAPLPPPFPAPVVPASVPAPSAGSFLFSTGMAPALAPKVEPAVPGHHGLALGDSVLHHLDALDQLLEEAKVTSGLVKPTTSPLIPTTTPARPLLPFSTGPGSPLFQPLSFQSQGSPPKGPELSLASIHVPLESIKPSSALPVTAYDKNGFRILFHFAKECPPGRPDVLVVVVSMLNTAPLPVKSIVLQAAVPKSMKVKLQPPSGTELSPFSPIQPPAAITQVMLLANPLKVSSKEPRGPSLRPQLPQIRTSGPPPPSWKCFDCRIDTSLCCLRLSI, encoded by the exons ATAAAGCCACCAATCCTTCCAACCGCCAGGAGGACTGGGAATACATAATTGGCTTCTGTGATCAGATCAACAAGGAGCTGGAAGG GCCACAGATCGCCGTCCGACTGCTGGCCCACAAGATCCAGTCCCCACAGGAATGGGAGGCACTCCAGGCCCTGACG GTGCTGGAGGCATGCATGAAGAACTGTGGGAGGAGATTTCATAACGAAGTGGGGAAGTTCCGCTTTTTGAATGAGTTAATCAAAGTCGTCTCTCCAAAG TACCTGGGGGACAGGGTGTCTGAGAAAGTGAAGACCAAGGTTATTGAGCTGCTGTACAGCTGGACCATGGCCCTGCCAGAAGAAGCAAAGATCAAAGACGCCTACCACATGCTGAAGAGACAGG GCATAGTGCAGTCTGACCCACCAATTCCTGTGGATAGGACGCTGATCCCCTCTCCACCACCTCGTCCCAAAAACCCTGTTTTTGATGATGAGGAGAAGTCCAAG CTTTTAGCCAAGCTGCTGAAAAGCAAAAACCCAGATGACCTGCAGGAGGCCAACAAGCTCATCAAGTCCATGGTGAAGGAA GACGAGGCACGGATCCAGAAGGTGACCACGCGTCTGCACACGTTAGAGGAAGTTAACAACAACGTGAGACTGCTCAGTGAGATGCTGCTTCATTACAGCCAGGAGGACTCTTCGGACGGGGACAGAGAGCTGATGAAG GAGCTGTTTGATCAGTGTGAGAACAAGAGGCGGACTTTATTTAAACTCGCCAGTGAGACTGAGGACAATGATAACAGTTTGG GGGACATCCTGCAGGCCAGTGACAACCTCTCCCGGGTCATCAACTCTTACAAAACAATTATTGAAGGGCAGGTCATCAATGGCGAGGTGGCTACCTTAACCCTGCCTGACTCGGAAG GAAACAGTCAGTGCAGTAACCAAGGCACGCTCATCGACCTTGCGGAGCTGGACACGACAAACAGTTTGTCCTCCGTGTTGGCCCCAGCACCCACTCCACCCTCCTCAGGCATCCCAATCCTCCCTCCACCACCCCAGGCCTCAGGACCTCCACGGAGCCGCTCCTCTAGCCAGGCCGAGGCCACCTTGGGGCCCAGCAGCACAAGCAACGCCCTCTCCTGGCTGGACGAGGAGCTGCTCTGCTTGG GCCTCGCCGACCCAGCCCCTAATGTTCCTCCCAAAGAGTCAGCTGGGAACAGCCAGTGGCACCTGCTCCAG AGGGAACAGTCCGACCTGGACTTCTTCAGCCCCAGGCCGGGGACCGCTGCCTGTGGCGCCTCCGACGCTCCTCTGCTCCAGCCCTCAGCCCCCTCCTCAAGCAGCTCCCAAGCTCCACTGCCGCCTCCCTTCCcagctcctgtggtcccagccagtGTTCCTGCCCCCAGTGCGGGCTCCTTCTTGTTTTCTACTGGAATGGCCCCAGCCTTGGCCCCAAAAGTTGAGCCCGCAGTCCCTGGGCACCATGGCTTGGCGTTGGGCGACAGCGTGCTGCACCACCTGGATGCCCTTGATCAGCTTCTAGAAGAGGCCAAAGT GACCTCGGGCTTGGTGAAACCCACTACCTCCCCTCtcatccccaccaccaccccagccaGGCCCCTCCTGCCCTTCTCCACGGGGCCCGGCAGCCCGCTCTTCCAGCCACTGAGTTTCCAGTCCCAGGGCAGCCCCCCGAAAGGGCCTGAGCTCTCCCTGGCCAGCATCCACGTGCCCCTGGAATCGATCAAGCCTA GCAGTGCCCTTCCTGTGACAGCCTACGATAAAAACGGCTTCCGCATCCTCTTCCACTTTGCCAAGGAGTGTCCCCCAGGACGACCTGacgtgctggtggtggtggtgtccaTGCTGAACACGGCTCCCTTACCTGTCAAGAGCATCGTGCTGCAGGCTGCAGTGCCCAAG TCAATGAAAGTGAAGTTGCAGCCACCTTCTGGGACAGAACTCTCTCCATTTAGCCCCATCCAGCCACCTGCAGCCATCACCCAGGTCATGTTGCTGGCCAATCCACTGAAGGTGAGCAGCAAAGAACCCAGGGGTCCCAGCCTGAGGCCCCAGCTGCCCCAGATTAGGACGTCAGGCCCACCACCTCCCAGCTGGAAGTGTTTTGACTGTAGGATTGACACATCCCTTTGCTGCCTTAGGTTAAGTATCTGA